A single genomic interval of Pyrus communis chromosome 5, drPyrComm1.1, whole genome shotgun sequence harbors:
- the LOC137735210 gene encoding glucan endo-1,3-beta-glucosidase-like, whose amino-acid sequence MATAKLLLSLLLLVQLAATAYSIGVNYGTLADNLPPPAKVADFIKTQTNIDAVKLFDANPDIIKAFANTNISLTITVPNGEIPSLKNLQTARRWITDHVKPFYPASKIKYIALGNEVLHWGDDALKSSLVPAMETFHSALAQEGIKDIKVSTPHSLGIMLSSEPPSTGRFRPEVIPILTQMLKFCTQTKSPFMVNPYPYFGWSPEKENYALFRPNQDVHDTVTGKFYTNMFDGLMDAVYSAAKAIGFGDVDLIAAETGWPSACEFPVCSVQNAVDYNGNLIKHVQSGKGTPLMPNRKFETYIFALFNENQKPGPSAEKNWGLFKPDMTPVYNAGVMRNQQGGATPGPTMQIPTQPSTPAGPTTPAGPTTPAAPKKGKKGKPAKQPKPSKPATPATPTAGGNNNGGKKWCVAKPAASNQALQSNIDYVCGTGVDCKSIQPGSACFDNDIRARASYLMNAYYQANGRHDFNCDFSGSGQITTTDPSRGLCKYNA is encoded by the exons aTGGCTACCGCCAAGCTCCTCCTATCCCTTCTCCTCCTCGTCCAGCTCGCCGCCACAGCCTACTCCATCGGCGTAAACTATGGTACTCTCGCCGACAACCTCCCGCCACCGGCCAAAGTCGCCGACTTCATCAAAACCCAAACCAACATCGATGCCGTCAAACTCTTCGACGCCAACCCAGACATCATCAAGGCCTTCGCCAACACCAACATCTCCTTGACGATTACCGTCCCAAACGGAGAAATTCCGAGCCTCAAAAACCTACAAACCGCTCGCCGTTGGATCACTGATCATGTCAAGCCGTTTTACCCGGCAAGCAAAATCAAATACATTGCCTTGGGCAACGAGGTCCTCCACTGGGGGGACGACGCTCTCAAGTCGAGCCTAGTTCCTGCCATGGAGACCTTCCACAGCGCTTTGGCCCAAGAGGGGATCAAAGACATCAAGGTCTCGACCCCTCACTCGCTGGGAATCATGTTGTCTTCTGAGCCGCCCAGCACGGGCCGATTCAGACCGGAGGTGATTCCAATTCTGACTCAAATGCTTAAGTTCTGTACACAGACCAAGTCGCCTTTCATGGTTAACCCGTACCCGTATTTCGGGTGGTCACCCGAGAAAGAGAACTACGCTCTCTTCAGACCCAATCAGGATGTGCACGATACAGTCACTGGCAAGTTTTACACTAACATGTTCGATGGGTTGATGGACGCGGTTTACTCAGCTGCCAAGGCAATCGGGTTCGGTGACGTGGACTTGATTGCAGCCGAGACCGGTTGGCCTTCGGCTTGCGAGTTCCCAGTGTGCTCGGTTCAGAACGCTGTAGACTACAACGGTAACTTGATCAAGCATGTTCAGTCCGGGAAGGGTACGCCTTTGATGCCGAACCGGAAGTTCGAGACTTACATCTTTGCTTTGTTTAATGAGAATCAGAAACCCGGTCCGTCTGCTGAGAAGAACTGGGGGCTATTCAAACCGGACATGACTCCGGTGTACAATGCTGGGGTTATGCGCAATCAACAG GGTGGTGCGACCCCTGGACCAACAATGCAAATTCCAACACAACCTTCTACACCAGCTGGACCAACTACACCAGCGGGACCAACTACACCAGCTGCTCCCAAAAAGGGGAAAAAGGGAAAGCCTGCCAAACAACCAAAGCCATCAAAACCAGCAACGCCGGCAACACCGACAGCTGGAGGCAACAACAACGGCGGCAAGAAGTGGTGCGTGGCAAAACCAGCAGCCAGCAACCAAGCATTGCAATCAAACATTGACTACGTCTGCGGCACCGGCGTTGACTGCAAGTCCATCCAGCCAGGCAGCGCTTGCTTCGATAACGACATTAGAGCTCGCGCTTCTTACCTCATGAATGCTTATTACCAGGCTAATGGCCGTCACGACTTTAACTGTGATTTCTCTGGGTCCGGACAAATCACCACCACCGACCCAAGCCGCGGCCTTTGTAAATACAACGCTTGA
- the LOC137733358 gene encoding glucan endo-1,3-beta-glucosidase-like — protein MATTKLLLYLLLLVQLAATAYSIGVNYGTLADNLPPPAQVANFIKTQTTIDAVKLFDANPDIIKAFANTNISLTITIPNGDIQSLTNLRTARHWIIDHVKPFYPATKIKYIAMGSEVLHWGDDALKSSLVPAMRTFHNALIREGIKDVKVSTPHSLGMMLSSDPPSTGRFRPEVLPILAQLLLFCRQTKSPFMVNPYPFFGWSPEKENYALFRPNSGVRDKFTGKFYTNMFDGLMDAVYSAAKAIGFGDVDLIAGETGWPSACELPVCSVQNAVDYNGNLIKHIESGKGTPLMPNRKIETYIFALFNENQKPGSAAEKNFGLFKPDMTPVYNAGVMRNQQDGATPGKPAGPAKPSTPATPTTPVAGGKKWCVAKSAASNQALQSNIDYVCSTGVDCKSIQPGGACFDNDVRARASYLMNSYYQANGRHDFNCDFSGSGQITTTDPSHGSCKYNA, from the exons ATGGCCACCACCAAGCTCCTTCTCTACCTTCTCCTCCTCGTCCAGCTCGCCGCCACAGCCTACTCCATCGGCGTAAACTACGGTACTCTCGCCGACAACCTTCCGCCACCGGCCCAAGTCGCCAACTTCATCAAAACCCAAACCACCATCGACGCCGTCAAACTCTTCGACGCCAACCCCGACATCATCAAGGCCTTCGCCAACACCAACATCTCCTTGACGATTACCATCCCCAACGGAGACATCCAGAGCCTCACAAATCTACGCACCGCTCGCCATTGGATCATTGATCATGTCAAGCCGTTTTACCCGGCAACCAAAATCAAATACATTGCTATGGGCAGCGAGGTCCTCCACTGGGGGGACGACGCTCTCAAGTCGAGCCTCGTCCCTGCCATGAGGACCTTCCACAACGCTTTGATCCGCGAGGGGATCAAGGATGTCAAGGTCTCGACCCCTCACTCGCTCGGAATGATGTTGTCTTCTGACCCGCCCAGCACAGGCCGGTTCAGACCGGAGGTGCTTCCAATTCTGGCCCAATTGCTCCTGTTCTGTCGCCAGACCAAGTCGCCTTTCATGGTTAACCCGTACCCGTTTTTCGGGTGGTCACCCGAAAAGGAGAACTACGCTCTCTTCAGACCCAACAGTGGTGTGCGCGATAAATTCACCGGCAAGTTTTACACTAACATGTTCGATGGGTTGATGGACGCGGTTTACTCAGCTGCCAAGGCAATCGGGTTCGGTGACGTGGACTTGATTGCTGGCGAGACCGGTTGGCCTTCTGCTTGCGAGCTCCCAGTCTGCTCGGTTCAGAACGCTGTGGACTACAACGGTAACTTGATCAAGCATATTGAGTCCGGTAAGGGTACGCCATTGATGCCAAACCGGAAGATCGAGACTTACATCTTTGCTTTGTTTAATGAGAACCAGAAACCCGGTTCGGCCGCTGAGAAGAACTTTGGGCTGTTCAAACCGGACATGACTCCGGTTTACAATGCTGGGGTTATGCGCAATCAACAG GATGGTGCAACTCCGGGAAAGCCTGCCGGACCAGCGAAACCATCAACACCAGCGACGCCGACAACACCGGTGGCAGGAGGCAAGAAGTGGTGCGTGGCAAAATCAGCAGCCAGCAACCAAGCATTGCAATCAAACATTGACTACGTCTGCAGCACCGGCGTTGATTGCAAGTCCATCCAGCCAGGCGGCGCTTGCTTTGATAACGACGTTAGAGCCCGCGCGTCttacctcatgaattcttactaCCAGGCTAACGGCCGTCACGACTTCAACTGTGATTTCTCTGGGTCCGGACAAATCACCACCACCGACCCAAGCCACGGCTCTTGTAAATACAACGCTTGA